The proteins below are encoded in one region of Sminthopsis crassicaudata isolate SCR6 chromosome 1, ASM4859323v1, whole genome shotgun sequence:
- the RIPK1 gene encoding receptor-interacting serine/threonine-protein kinase 1, whose amino-acid sequence MVEKELHFPKDCASKREADMSLNEMEMKTDDLLEKEQIDSGGFGMVSLCFHRNHGLVILKNVYTGPKRTDYNTALLEEGKIMHRLKHNRVVKFLGFILEDGNYSLVMEYMEKGNLMKVLKTISIPLSVKGRIILEVIEGMCYLHREGVIHKDLKPENILVDNDFHVKIADLGVASFKTWSKLTKEENNRQRKINTAAKGNAGRLSTSAEANAGTLLYMAPEHLNDVNAKPIDKSDVYSFAIVLWAIFANKEPYENAICERQIITCVGNGNRPNVAEIAEKCPKEIINLMVRCWNGNPKDRPTFNEIDQEFRPLYLEQFEKKVEDDVKNLKEAYPAPNEVVKRMQSLQIDSVPVPPSRTNSEQPNSLHSSQELRTSCVDESMFAPCPDNQPEESEISPEALILQSKLQEEANYHLFGSRMDKGTNDHLRYLAAKREEERRRRVSHDPFTVAPVQPQKYEFHQNTFISEGGSCPPNANSHSNLLHQPAALPTPLQVPILNNHQVFGSRSIDPRASNMYGVNLSSVATPSKIPVPESTTGANMPTLPFDAIGQIRGTSPMRKNFAFVHPNPVPPTGLENYKFINSTGIQFGNNNYMVFEESSLPIEITSSNMQQEPESKYLHIFEDNTSLLGKHLDPIIDNLGKIWKKCARKLGFTESQIDEIDHDYDRDGLKEKVYQMIQKWLMREGNKGATVGKLARALYKCQRIDLLAILESVSQD is encoded by the exons CTATAATACTGCTCTACTTGAAGAAGGGAAGATCATGCACAGGCTGAAACATAATCGGGTAGTGAAGTTCCTAGGCTTTATTTTGGAAGATGGGAATTATTCTCTTGTAATGGAATATATGGAAAAGGGAAATCTAATGAAGGTGCTGAAGACA ATTAGTATCCCCTTGTCTGTGAAAGGGAGAATCATTCTAGAGGTCATTGAAGGAATGTGCTACTTACACAGAGAAGGTGTAATTCACAAAGACTTAAAGCCGGAAAACATCCTTGTGGATAATGACTTTCATGTTAAG ATAGCAGATCTTGGTGTTGCCTCCTTTAAGACTTGGAGCAAACTGACTAAAGAGGAAAACAACAGGCAGAGGAAAATAAATACTGCTGCTAAGGGGAACGCTGGCCGTTTAAGTACCTCAGCTGAGGCAAATGCTGGCACCCTGTTGTACATGGCTCCAGAACACTTGAATGATGTCAACGCAAAGCCCATTGACAAGTCAGATGTGTACAGTTTTGCTATAGTGCTCTGGGCAATTTTTGCAAACAAGGAACCATATGAAA ATGCTATTTGTGAACGACAAATAATAACATGCGTTGGAAATGGAAACAGACCAAATGTGGCAGAAATTGCTGAAAAGTGTCCAAAGGAGATTATTAATCTCATGGTACGGTGCTGGAATGGGAATCCAAAAGATCGACCAACCTTTAATG aaattgACCAAGAATTCAGACCTTTATACCttgaacaatttgaaaaaaaggtaGAAGATGATGTAAAGAACTTAAAA GAAGCATATCCTGCTCCAAATGAAGTAGTGAAAAGGATGCAGTCTCTCCAGATTGATTCAGTACCAGTGCCCCCAAGCAGAACAAATTCAG AACAGCCCAATTCACTCCATAGCTCTCAGGAACTCAGGACTAGTTGTGTTGATGAGTCCATGTTTGCTCCCTGCCCTGACAACCAGCCAGAGGAGAGTGAGATCTCTCCTGAGGCCCTCATTCTACAAAGCAAGCTACAGGAAGAGGCAAACTACCATCTTTTTGGCAGCCGAATGGATAAGGGGACAAATGACCACCTTAGATATCTTGCAgctaaaagagaagaagaaaggagacgAAGAGTCTCCCATGATCCTTTCACAGTGGCACCTGTTCAACCTCAGAAGTATGAGTTTCATCAGAATACTTTTATTTCTGAGGGGGGCTCCTGTCCTCCCAATGCAAACAGTCATAGCAATCTGTTACATCAACCAGCAGCGCTACCTACCCCATTACAAGTACCAATATTGAATAACCATCAAGTTTTTGGATCAAGGTCAATAGATCCAAGAGCAAGCAATATGTATGGAGTAAACCTAAGCAGTGTAGCTACCCCCTCTAAAATACCTGTTCCTGAGTCTACCACAGGAGCAAACATGCCAACTCTTCCATTTGATGCAATAG GCCAAATAAGAGGCACATCACCTATGAGAAAGAATTTCGCTTTTGTTCATCCAAATCCTGTACCTCCAACAGGCCTAG aaaactacaaattcatCAATAGCACCGGCATTCAGTTTGGAAACAATAATTACATGGTTTTTGAAGAAAGCAGTCTGCCAATTGAAATCACATCTTCAAATATGCAACAAGAGCCAGAATCcaaatatctacatatatttg AAGATAACACTAGTCTGCTTGGTAAACATCTGGACCCAATAATAGACAAtcttggaaaaatttggaaaaaatgtgcTCGAAAGTTGGGCTTCACTGAATCTCAAATTGATGAAATCGACCATGACTATGATCGAGATGGACTGAAAGAAAAGGTTTATCAGATGATCCAGAAGTGGTTGATGAGGGAAGGCAACAAGGGCGCCACTGTTGGAAAGCTAGCCAGAGCCCTCTATAAGTGCCAGAGAATAGATCTTCTTGCCATTTTGGAATCTGTAAGCCAAGACTAG